In a single window of the Dreissena polymorpha isolate Duluth1 chromosome 3, UMN_Dpol_1.0, whole genome shotgun sequence genome:
- the LOC127872420 gene encoding uncharacterized protein LOC127872420 yields the protein MYDFPSSSSSPRIPHIIHQTYKTEAIPMDFQKNVQSCMRFNPNWKYIFWTDETARQLIQAMYPDFLVVWDNYRNNINKADALRYFVLYEFGGIYADIDFECLRPLDPVTRKYAVIFPLDIFKHSEFRLKSPFLLNNAIMMSRPRHPFLKHMIDNQQASQALFEQLDVAGPCLVTTNFII from the coding sequence ATGTACGATTTCCCATCATCATCGTCCTCTCCCAGAATTCCCCACATCATCCACCAGACCTACAAGACCGAGGCTATACCGATGGATTTCCAGAAGAATGTACAGTCTTGTATGCGTTTCAATCCAAACTGGAAGTACATCTTTTGGACCGACGAGACTGCCAGACAATTGATACAGGCTATGTATCCAGACTTCCTAGTGGTTTGGGACAATTACAGAAACAACATAAACAAGGCGGACGCTCTCAGATACTTTGTTCTGTATGAATTCGGTGGAATCTATGCTGATATAGATTTTGAGTGCCTACGACCTCTTGACCCGGTGACTCGGAAGTACGCCGTCATTTTCCCGTTGGACATTTTTAAACACAGCGAATTTCGGTTAAAGAGCCCCTTCCTGCTGAACAACGCGATTATGATGTCAAGACCGAGGCATCCCTTCTTGAAGCACATGATTGACAATCAGCAAGCGTCCCAGGCCTTGTTTGAGCAGCTTGACGTCGCCGGTCCCTGTTTGGTAACAACGAATTTCATCATATAA